A single window of Buchnera aphidicola (Cinara kochiana kochiana) DNA harbors:
- the acpS gene encoding holo-ACP synthase: MSIIGIGIDMISIMRFKKLIFRYGTAIPKKILSKNELYEYKNIHNKERYLAKNFTAKEAAAKAIGLGIYKHMFLKNCEVIYDIYGKPKINMLGCIRDKFKKLQVKKIFLSITNTHKYTQSIVILEN; encoded by the coding sequence ATGTCAATAATAGGTATTGGAATAGACATGATTAGCATCATGCGTTTTAAAAAATTAATTTTTCGTTATGGTACGGCGATACCCAAAAAAATCTTATCAAAAAATGAATTATATGAATATAAAAATATACATAATAAAGAAAGATATTTAGCTAAAAATTTTACAGCCAAAGAAGCAGCTGCTAAGGCTATAGGACTAGGAATATACAAACATATGTTTTTAAAAAATTGTGAAGTTATATATGATATATATGGAAAACCAAAAATAAACATGTTAGGATGTATTAGAGATAAATTTAAAAAATTACAAGTAAAAAAAATTTTTTTAAGTATTACAAATACACATAAATATACTCAATCTATTGTAATATTAGAAAATTAA